A part of Paraliobacillus zengyii genomic DNA contains:
- the prli42 gene encoding stressosome-associated protein Prli42 — protein sequence MASKTVSKEPRKISKRQRRNKIIVYIMILAMVLSTFTAGLAFLVN from the coding sequence ATGGCGAGCAAAACAGTATCCAAGGAACCAAGAAAAATTTCAAAACGTCAAAGACGAAATAAAATAATAGTCTATATAATGATTCTTGCTATGGTGTTATCGACATTCACAGCAGGACTAGCTTTCCTAGTAAATTAA
- the namA gene encoding NADPH dehydrogenase NamA: protein MERKLFSPITFGDVTLKNRIVMAPMCMYSSEPEDGTVQPFHLTHYESRAAGQVGLVMLEATAVQPEGRISTKDLGIWHNDHIEGLQQLTDRIHAHGAKSSIQLAHAGRKAALPNDIFAPSALAFDENYQTPITLSETAIKVTIEAFQLAAKRAKQAGFDIIEIHAAHGYLINQFLSPLTNKRDDQYGGNRENRYRILSEIIDAIKLEWTGPLFVRISADEYDQNGNTIDDFIYFSNEMKKQSISLIDCSTGGVIPATIKPYPGYQVPKAEVIKNQVAIPTGAVGLITTGIQAEEILQNERADLIFLARALLRNPYWAKTAADELNTTLEAPKQYSRGW from the coding sequence ATGGAAAGAAAATTATTTAGTCCAATTACATTTGGGGATGTAACATTAAAAAATAGAATTGTTATGGCACCCATGTGTATGTACTCAAGCGAACCAGAAGATGGAACCGTTCAACCGTTTCATCTTACACATTATGAATCACGTGCTGCTGGTCAAGTCGGGCTAGTCATGCTAGAAGCAACTGCGGTTCAACCTGAAGGTAGAATATCAACTAAAGATTTAGGGATTTGGCACAATGACCATATTGAAGGATTACAACAATTAACAGACCGTATTCATGCACATGGGGCAAAAAGCAGTATACAATTGGCACATGCTGGTAGAAAAGCAGCTCTTCCTAACGACATTTTTGCCCCAAGTGCGCTTGCTTTTGATGAGAACTATCAAACACCAATCACTCTGTCTGAAACAGCTATTAAAGTGACGATTGAAGCATTTCAATTAGCTGCTAAACGAGCTAAACAGGCTGGTTTTGACATCATTGAAATACATGCTGCACATGGTTACTTAATTAATCAATTCTTATCTCCCTTAACAAATAAACGAGATGATCAATATGGTGGAAATCGAGAGAATCGTTATCGTATTTTATCTGAAATTATTGATGCCATTAAGTTAGAATGGACAGGTCCACTCTTTGTTCGTATATCTGCTGATGAATATGATCAAAATGGTAATACAATAGATGATTTCATTTATTTTAGTAATGAAATGAAAAAGCAATCTATTTCACTAATTGATTGCAGTACTGGTGGGGTAATACCTGCGACAATCAAACCTTATCCAGGCTATCAAGTACCAAAAGCTGAAGTCATTAAGAATCAAGTAGCAATTCCAACTGGAGCTGTTGGCTTAATTACTACTGGTATTCAAGCGGAAGAAATATTACAGAATGAACGTGCTGATTTAATTTTTCTAGCACGAGCGTTATTACGTAATCCATATTGGGCGAAAACCGCAGCTGATGAATTAAACACAACACTAGAAGCACCAAAACAATATAGTCGAGGATGGTAA
- a CDS encoding EAL domain-containing protein has product MKKENLKFSSVINRLFSNKSTNGHSKDDDIANKQNHGMLTKQFELTQKHLIHAQEIAQVGSWEYIIDEDKLYCSDYFYDIFGLDHSQYIPMTEPFQYVHPDDFDEALAKVKKALKGENYYSEYRIYHGKTNELRYLKTQAEVSFINKKPYKLIGMIQDITVEKKLEQELITINNRFKQIFDHLSSGIWMKDYPSSKLSFISKGAEEIFNLSLDDIYDDETIWHTIIHPNDREQVFNRQKELVAGKSIKHRYRIITHDGETKWVFDQTIPSFNSDNKLIALFGVIVDITSEMVMHEELVYYASHDVLTNLPNQRSISEKIAELIQKKKQFTLFYLDLDRLSHINDSLGYQIGNKVLQNIASKLTKTLSSTSYVARLVSNDFIIIDTETLQIDTASNLADKLLRTIEEEINIFDYQLNITTSVGISFYPDNGDTELKILESSHIALKEAKNNGGNTYKFYSPSNNISSFKKYMLERDLRKAITNEEFEVYYQPQVNAFTGLIESAEALLRWNHKEWGLVSPSEFIPLAEENYLMNDIGDWVITKVIEQLKIWKDQDYILRPISINISPNRFLKPGLISFIKEQLEKYDISAHFLTFEITESTYLKNENKVQHTLSQLRALGISIAIDDFGTGYASLQYLRDFPADELKIDRVFILNILDDNKKDAAIVSSILYLAKSLDMRVIVEGVENFEQLQFLKQKECHLIQGYLFSEAVPNNRFEELIKKSFLPIPKSTKVTKPKVERRKYYRLSFPGYLQGGLSILEINNRKVDVGTANILIENISLGGLKLMSDLKLPVQSNMKIVYTFSLLGFDFEIIGSFVWKSEIGQDIFYYGVAFDDFSEANKDHLAKVINQLTIYSKNNKPIPDTDFYTDNPITYFLKNFD; this is encoded by the coding sequence ATGAAAAAGGAGAATCTTAAGTTCAGTAGCGTAATCAACCGCTTATTTTCAAACAAATCAACTAATGGACATTCAAAAGATGACGACATTGCGAATAAACAAAACCACGGTATGTTAACGAAACAATTTGAATTAACTCAGAAACATTTAATACACGCACAAGAAATTGCCCAGGTTGGTAGTTGGGAATATATTATAGATGAAGATAAATTATATTGCTCTGATTATTTTTATGACATTTTCGGACTTGACCATTCTCAATATATTCCAATGACTGAACCATTCCAATATGTGCATCCAGATGATTTTGACGAAGCTTTAGCAAAGGTTAAAAAAGCTTTAAAAGGGGAAAATTACTATTCTGAATATCGAATTTATCATGGGAAAACCAATGAACTACGTTACTTAAAAACACAAGCTGAAGTATCTTTTATCAATAAAAAGCCATATAAATTAATTGGTATGATTCAAGATATTACTGTTGAAAAAAAATTGGAACAAGAACTTATTACCATCAACAATCGGTTTAAACAAATTTTTGACCATCTGAGCTCTGGGATTTGGATGAAAGATTATCCGTCAAGTAAACTTAGTTTCATTTCAAAAGGTGCCGAGGAAATTTTCAATTTGTCATTAGATGATATATATGATGACGAAACTATTTGGCATACAATTATTCACCCTAATGACCGCGAACAAGTTTTCAATCGCCAAAAGGAGCTAGTGGCTGGGAAGTCAATTAAACATCGTTATCGAATTATCACACATGATGGAGAAACTAAATGGGTTTTTGACCAAACAATTCCATCCTTTAATAGTGACAATAAATTAATAGCTCTATTTGGAGTTATAGTTGATATAACTTCAGAAATGGTAATGCATGAGGAATTAGTTTATTATGCATCACACGATGTTCTAACTAATCTACCAAATCAACGTAGCATATCTGAGAAAATTGCTGAGTTAATTCAGAAGAAAAAACAATTCACCCTCTTTTATTTGGACTTAGATCGTCTCTCTCACATAAATGACTCTTTAGGCTATCAAATTGGCAATAAAGTTTTACAAAATATTGCTAGCAAGCTAACAAAGACTTTATCTTCTACTAGTTATGTTGCTAGATTAGTAAGCAATGACTTTATTATAATTGATACTGAAACATTGCAAATAGATACAGCAAGTAATTTAGCTGATAAACTCTTGCGAACAATTGAAGAGGAAATCAATATATTTGATTATCAGTTAAATATTACAACAAGTGTAGGTATTAGCTTTTATCCAGATAATGGTGATACAGAATTAAAAATTTTAGAAAGTTCACACATTGCATTAAAAGAAGCAAAAAATAATGGAGGAAATACCTATAAATTTTACTCACCATCCAATAATATTTCATCTTTTAAAAAATACATGCTTGAACGAGATTTAAGAAAAGCGATTACTAATGAAGAATTTGAAGTCTATTATCAACCACAAGTAAATGCCTTCACTGGATTAATTGAATCCGCTGAAGCTTTATTAAGATGGAACCATAAGGAATGGGGTTTAGTGTCTCCATCTGAATTTATTCCATTAGCTGAAGAGAACTATCTGATGAACGATATAGGGGATTGGGTAATCACAAAAGTGATCGAACAATTAAAAATATGGAAAGATCAAGATTATATATTACGACCTATTTCTATAAATATATCTCCTAATCGATTTTTAAAACCAGGATTAATTTCATTTATCAAGGAGCAATTAGAAAAATATGATATTTCTGCACACTTTCTAACATTTGAAATCACAGAAAGTACATATTTAAAAAATGAAAACAAAGTACAGCATACACTTTCACAACTACGTGCATTAGGTATATCAATTGCAATTGACGACTTCGGAACTGGCTATGCATCTTTACAATACTTACGCGATTTTCCTGCTGATGAATTAAAGATCGATCGCGTTTTTATCTTAAATATATTGGATGATAATAAAAAGGATGCTGCAATAGTTAGTAGCATATTATATCTCGCAAAATCATTAGATATGAGAGTCATTGTTGAGGGTGTAGAGAATTTTGAACAACTTCAATTTCTAAAACAAAAAGAGTGTCACCTTATACAAGGTTATCTTTTTTCCGAAGCTGTACCAAATAACAGATTTGAAGAATTGATTAAGAAAAGTTTTCTTCCAATTCCAAAGTCAACTAAAGTGACAAAACCTAAAGTAGAAAGAAGAAAATATTATCGATTATCCTTCCCTGGATATTTACAAGGTGGACTATCTATTCTTGAAATTAATAATCGTAAAGTAGATGTAGGCACGGCAAACATATTAATTGAAAATATTAGTTTAGGTGGCTTAAAGCTAATGTCTGATTTAAAATTACCAGTTCAATCAAACATGAAAATTGTTTATACTTTTTCACTATTAGGATTTGATTTTGAAATCATTGGATCTTTCGTTTGGAAAAGTGAAATTGGACAAGATATTTTTTATTACGGTGTTGCTTTTGATGACTTTTCTGAAGCAAATAAGGATCATCTAGCGAAAGTAATTAATCAGTTGACTATTTACTCGAAAAATAACAAGCCGATTCCAGATACAGACTTCTACACAGATAACCCAATTACCTACTTTCTTAAAAATTTTGACTAA
- the rnz gene encoding ribonuclease Z, translating to MKLQFLGTGAGVPSKERNVSAIALDLTQERGTAWLFDCGEATQHQILHTKIRPRKIDKIFITHLHGDHIYGLPGFLSSRSFQDGITPVTIYGPKGIAEYISVSLEVSRTYLRYPLHFHEVEEGLLFEDNQFYVYCKKLEHAIDSYGYRIIEKDSPGELLAEKLKLNGIQPGPIYQQIKENETTILADGNTIKRADFIGPNKKGRVVSIIGDTRYVAELASFIKDSDALVHEATFAQDEDEMAYNYYHSTTKQAAELARAGDVNQLLLTHISSRYQGESIDQLEAEATVIFPNTKIAADLLEWEINQK from the coding sequence ATGAAACTACAATTTTTAGGTACTGGAGCAGGTGTTCCTTCTAAAGAACGAAATGTATCTGCAATTGCTTTAGACCTTACACAAGAACGTGGTACGGCTTGGTTGTTTGATTGCGGTGAAGCGACACAGCATCAAATCTTACATACAAAAATTCGACCGCGTAAAATAGATAAAATTTTCATCACGCATTTGCATGGAGACCATATTTATGGTTTACCTGGATTTCTTAGTAGTCGATCATTTCAAGATGGAATTACTCCTGTAACAATATACGGTCCTAAGGGAATAGCAGAATACATTTCTGTTAGTCTAGAGGTTAGTCGAACATATCTACGCTACCCGCTTCATTTTCATGAAGTAGAAGAAGGCCTTTTGTTTGAAGACAACCAATTTTACGTTTATTGTAAAAAGTTAGAACATGCAATTGACTCTTATGGCTATCGCATTATAGAAAAGGATTCACCAGGGGAACTCTTAGCTGAGAAATTAAAGTTGAATGGAATTCAACCAGGGCCTATTTATCAACAAATTAAAGAAAATGAAACGACCATTCTCGCTGATGGCAACACGATTAAGCGTGCTGATTTTATCGGTCCTAACAAAAAAGGACGAGTAGTAAGTATTATAGGGGACACAAGATATGTAGCTGAATTAGCTTCATTTATCAAAGACAGTGATGCCCTAGTTCATGAGGCAACGTTTGCTCAAGATGAAGACGAAATGGCTTATAATTATTACCATTCCACAACGAAACAAGCAGCAGAACTTGCTCGTGCTGGAGATGTAAATCAGTTGCTATTAACTCATATTTCCTCTCGCTATCAAGGGGAATCAATTGATCAACTAGAAGCAGAAGCTACCGTAATATTTCCTAATACAAAAATTGCGGCTGATTTACTTGAGTGGGAAATCAATCAAAAGTAA
- a CDS encoding aromatic acid exporter family protein, whose protein sequence is MVKIGYRTIKTAIATPLAIWLAELFQLDNFVSAGIIAVLCIQTTRKRSFLSAWHRFGACLVAMVYSFVIFETLGYHPISIGLLLLVFIPTTIKLNLTPGIVTSSVILLHLYSATYITWELVWNEVLLIIIGIGSALLLNLYMPSLESKLQSLRKKVEKNFQQILEEIAVYLHEGEKNWTGKEITETEKLFRQADLLVSRDAENHLLREEHPYKDYFDMRKKQFELLKRMLPVISQMNEFTEQSDRIGSFFDDLAEAVHPGNTANKHLDSVDDLKKQFEEDDLPKTREEFESRANLFQLLHEIEEYLEIKKARTPEKLTKI, encoded by the coding sequence ATTGTGAAAATTGGTTACCGTACGATCAAAACTGCTATTGCAACTCCTTTAGCAATTTGGCTGGCAGAGCTATTTCAATTAGACAATTTTGTATCTGCAGGAATTATCGCAGTATTATGTATTCAGACAACAAGAAAACGATCATTCTTAAGTGCTTGGCATCGTTTTGGAGCTTGTCTAGTTGCAATGGTATATTCATTTGTTATCTTTGAAACGCTAGGTTATCATCCGATTTCAATTGGACTATTACTGTTAGTGTTTATTCCAACAACGATCAAACTAAACTTAACACCAGGTATCGTTACTAGTTCAGTAATCTTATTACATTTGTATAGTGCAACCTATATTACCTGGGAATTAGTTTGGAATGAAGTATTATTGATTATTATTGGAATAGGCTCAGCCTTGCTTTTAAACTTATATATGCCAAGTTTAGAGTCGAAATTGCAATCTTTACGTAAAAAGGTTGAGAAAAACTTTCAGCAAATTTTAGAAGAAATAGCGGTCTATCTTCATGAAGGTGAAAAAAATTGGACTGGTAAAGAGATTACCGAAACGGAGAAGTTATTTCGACAAGCTGATTTATTAGTATCAAGAGATGCTGAAAATCATTTATTGCGCGAAGAACATCCCTATAAGGATTATTTTGATATGCGTAAAAAACAATTTGAATTGTTAAAACGAATGTTGCCAGTTATTAGTCAAATGAATGAGTTTACGGAACAATCCGACCGCATAGGGAGCTTTTTTGATGATTTAGCTGAAGCAGTTCATCCTGGTAATACAGCAAATAAACATTTAGATTCAGTTGATGATTTAAAAAAACAATTTGAAGAAGATGACCTTCCTAAAACACGAGAGGAATTTGAATCAAGAGCTAATCTATTTCAATTGTTACATGAAATTGAGGAATATTTAGAGATTAAAAAAGCACGTACACCTGAGAAATTAACAAAAATTTAA
- a CDS encoding L,D-transpeptidase, producing the protein MKSIMLAIILIVSPLWPLGENPSLNAPFIIVNKQSNQLAFVNEGKVQEIYPVATGATEELTPNGIHTIIVKAINPYYRKKDIPGGDPKNPLGSRWIGFNAKETDGRMYGIHGTNQPDSIGKRISAGCIRMINEHVEKLYDQVPIGTKVWILSSNEDFESLAREAGAIE; encoded by the coding sequence ATGAAATCGATCATGCTTGCCATCATTTTGATAGTTTCACCACTGTGGCCATTAGGAGAAAATCCAAGTTTAAATGCGCCATTTATAATAGTGAATAAACAAAGTAATCAATTAGCATTTGTAAATGAAGGAAAAGTACAAGAGATTTATCCAGTTGCAACGGGCGCCACAGAAGAACTAACACCAAATGGGATCCATACAATCATTGTTAAAGCAATCAATCCTTATTATCGAAAAAAGGATATACCTGGTGGCGACCCAAAAAACCCACTCGGATCCAGATGGATAGGTTTTAATGCAAAAGAAACAGATGGTAGAATGTATGGAATTCATGGCACTAATCAACCAGATTCAATAGGAAAGCGTATCTCAGCTGGATGTATTCGTATGATAAATGAGCATGTCGAAAAACTCTACGATCAAGTTCCTATAGGTACAAAAGTATGGATTTTAAGTTCAAATGAGGATTTTGAAAGTCTTGCAAGAGAAGCAGGGGCAATTGAGTAA
- a CDS encoding glycerophosphodiester phosphodiesterase family protein, whose protein sequence is MKTIIYAHRGASKLAPENTMPAFQLAYEQNADGIETDIQLTKDHIPVLIHDENVRRTTNGTGFVQDYTFKELQKLDAGSWFSEYYVNTRIISLEDFLCWSKDKKLLLNLELKTNIIAYRNIEKLVYELLKKYNKLHQTVISSFNPNSIKRMYQIDPNVTTALLTSQRITDLFTYTQKLGATGLHIKYRLLNRAFIDHAASNDLYLACYTINRPARMLRCYKLGIRAIFTDLPHIAIETRELFEQDILE, encoded by the coding sequence TTGAAAACAATTATTTATGCACACCGTGGAGCTAGCAAACTAGCACCGGAAAATACAATGCCAGCATTTCAACTTGCTTATGAACAAAACGCAGATGGAATTGAAACGGATATTCAATTAACTAAGGATCACATTCCTGTATTAATTCACGATGAGAATGTAAGACGGACTACTAATGGAACTGGTTTTGTTCAAGACTATACATTTAAGGAGTTACAGAAATTAGATGCTGGATCTTGGTTTTCAGAATATTATGTTAATACTCGTATCATATCACTTGAGGATTTTTTATGTTGGTCAAAAGATAAAAAACTATTACTTAATTTAGAATTAAAAACAAATATAATTGCATATAGAAACATTGAAAAACTTGTTTATGAACTATTAAAAAAATATAATAAGCTTCATCAAACAGTTATTTCTAGTTTTAATCCAAATAGTATAAAACGAATGTATCAAATTGATCCAAATGTAACAACTGCTTTATTGACGTCACAACGAATTACCGATTTATTTACCTATACTCAAAAGTTGGGTGCTACTGGTTTACACATAAAATATCGTTTATTGAATCGTGCATTTATTGATCATGCAGCATCTAATGACTTATATTTGGCTTGTTATACAATCAACAGACCAGCTAGAATGTTACGTTGCTATAAATTAGGGATACGTGCGATCTTTACCGACTTACCACATATCGCGATTGAAACAAGAGAATTATTTGAACAAGATATTTTAGAATGA
- a CDS encoding SDR family NAD(P)-dependent oxidoreductase, protein MRDFTNKTIMITGASSGIGEGLAYKLAMSGANLILMARSGDKLKKLKEKLEQDYPIICTYYIVDLSNSASWESCLSKIEANHLTIDAMINNAGFGIFDAVEDADYQDIEKMFHVNVLALIKGIHYFLPHFIKRKQGHIINIASFAGKISTPKSSAYSASKHAVLGFSNALRLEVEKQGVYVTTVNLGPVRTNFFDAADPTGRYQKSVKRFMIEPEQVVDQITKSLFRKKREINLPRWMEFGSRLYHILPGFAERILRNQFSKK, encoded by the coding sequence ATGAGAGATTTTACAAATAAAACAATAATGATTACTGGCGCATCTAGTGGTATAGGAGAAGGTTTAGCTTATAAGCTAGCGATGTCTGGTGCGAATTTGATTCTAATGGCACGTTCTGGAGATAAATTAAAGAAACTTAAAGAAAAATTAGAACAAGATTACCCGATTATATGTACCTATTATATAGTTGATTTATCTAATAGTGCGTCATGGGAATCTTGTTTGTCAAAAATCGAAGCAAACCATCTTACAATTGATGCGATGATAAATAATGCAGGATTTGGAATATTTGATGCTGTTGAGGATGCGGATTATCAAGACATAGAAAAGATGTTCCATGTAAATGTTTTAGCTTTAATCAAAGGGATTCATTACTTTTTACCCCATTTCATTAAAAGAAAACAGGGACATATTATAAATATAGCCTCCTTTGCTGGTAAAATTTCTACTCCTAAGTCCTCTGCTTACAGTGCAAGTAAGCATGCTGTTTTAGGATTTAGTAACGCACTTCGTTTAGAGGTGGAGAAACAGGGTGTGTATGTAACAACAGTTAATCTTGGCCCAGTGCGAACAAACTTTTTTGATGCAGCTGATCCAACCGGAAGGTATCAAAAAAGTGTTAAAAGGTTTATGATTGAGCCAGAGCAAGTTGTTGATCAAATTACTAAATCTTTATTTAGAAAAAAACGGGAAATTAACTTACCAAGATGGATGGAATTTGGTAGCCGGCTATATCACATATTGCCTGGATTTGCTGAACGTATATTGCGTAATCAGTTCAGTAAAAAATAA
- a CDS encoding M20/M25/M40 family metallo-hydrolase, whose protein sequence is MVNQDRLIEEFMELIQIDSETKEENEIVDVLRKKFTDLGLEVVEDDSKSRTGHGAGNLICTLKGDKEADAIYFTSHMDTVVPGKGIKPSIEDGYIVSDGTTILGADDKAGLAALLEAIRLLKEENISHGDIQFVITAGEESGLVGAKELDTSLLKAKFGYAVDSDGVVGDIIVAAPTQAKVIAIVKGKTAHAGLAPEKGVSAITIASKAIAKMPLGRIDKETTANIGRFEGGQKTNIVCDYVEILAEARSLDPEKLEKQVQKMKKAFEEAATEMGGKVEVESTIMYPGYKQVDGDHVVEVAKRAAKRIGRESKLKTSGGGSDANVIAGFGIPTVNLAVGYEEIHTTNERMPVKDLIKVTEFIVAIIEEAATSK, encoded by the coding sequence ATGGTCAATCAAGATCGACTTATTGAAGAATTTATGGAATTAATCCAAATTGATTCAGAAACGAAAGAAGAAAATGAAATAGTTGATGTCTTAAGAAAGAAATTTACAGATTTAGGCTTAGAAGTAGTAGAAGATGATAGTAAATCAAGAACAGGACATGGAGCAGGTAATCTTATTTGCACATTGAAAGGCGATAAAGAGGCTGATGCAATTTATTTCACATCGCATATGGATACTGTCGTTCCAGGAAAAGGTATTAAACCATCAATAGAGGATGGTTACATCGTATCAGATGGAACAACGATACTAGGTGCAGATGATAAAGCTGGATTAGCCGCACTATTAGAAGCAATTCGATTACTTAAAGAAGAAAATATTTCACATGGTGATATACAATTTGTTATAACAGCAGGTGAAGAGTCAGGTCTAGTTGGTGCAAAAGAATTAGACACAAGTCTTTTGAAAGCGAAATTTGGTTATGCAGTAGATAGTGATGGCGTTGTTGGTGACATTATTGTTGCAGCCCCAACACAAGCTAAAGTTATTGCGATTGTTAAAGGGAAAACGGCACATGCAGGTCTAGCACCAGAAAAAGGTGTTTCTGCAATAACAATTGCATCAAAAGCAATTGCAAAAATGCCCTTAGGAAGAATAGATAAGGAAACTACAGCTAACATTGGACGTTTTGAAGGTGGTCAAAAAACAAACATCGTATGCGACTATGTTGAAATTCTAGCAGAAGCTCGTTCGCTTGATCCAGAGAAACTGGAAAAACAGGTGCAAAAGATGAAAAAAGCCTTTGAGGAAGCAGCAACTGAAATGGGTGGTAAAGTAGAAGTGGAAAGTACCATTATGTATCCTGGATATAAACAAGTTGATGGGGATCATGTTGTAGAAGTTGCTAAGAGAGCAGCAAAACGTATTGGACGTGAGAGTAAGTTAAAAACAAGTGGTGGTGGAAGTGACGCTAATGTGATTGCAGGGTTTGGTATTCCAACAGTTAACTTAGCGGTTGGTTATGAAGAAATCCACACAACAAATGAAAGAATGCCTGTAAAAGATTTAATTAAAGTTACCGAATTTATCGTTGCAATTATTGAAGAAGCAGCCACTAGTAAGTAA
- a CDS encoding DNA polymerase IV, translated as MSKWYPKNGRVIFHVDMNSFYASVEVAYDPSLKGKPLAIAGNPEERRGIVVTSSYEARAKGVKTTMPLWEAKRLCPNLIVMRPNFDRYRKASSEMFKMLAAITPCVQPVSIDEGYMDITACVALGSPLEIAERLQNQIRDELDIPCSIGIAPNKFLAKMASDMKKPMGITVLRKRDLADKLWPLPVDAMHGIGAKTAEKLNKVDIITIKDLVEADTYTLKRLLGINGERLQNRANGIDLRPVDPEAIYDFKSIGNSETLPEDTIDDREIEKLIRKLARKVSTRLKRKEVVGQNVQIMIRFHDRKTITRSVKLSEFIEEEETIFSVSYDLFEKHWNGDPIRLLGVTVQDLVDKKEISQQLNLFTYEKAASKEKLFQTMEKLTERYGENTFKRIKQVEDKSQPRTSFQKDYLDDYKK; from the coding sequence ATGTCTAAATGGTATCCAAAAAACGGTAGAGTAATATTTCATGTAGATATGAACAGTTTCTATGCATCAGTAGAGGTGGCTTATGACCCGTCATTAAAAGGAAAACCGCTTGCAATTGCAGGTAATCCAGAAGAACGCCGCGGAATTGTAGTCACGAGTAGCTATGAAGCAAGAGCAAAAGGTGTCAAAACGACAATGCCTTTATGGGAAGCGAAAAGGCTTTGTCCCAATCTAATTGTTATGCGTCCAAATTTTGATCGTTACCGTAAAGCCTCTAGTGAAATGTTTAAAATGCTTGCAGCAATTACACCTTGTGTGCAACCTGTATCAATTGATGAAGGGTACATGGATATTACCGCTTGCGTTGCTTTAGGTTCTCCTTTAGAAATAGCTGAACGTCTTCAAAATCAGATACGCGATGAATTAGATATACCTTGTAGTATAGGTATTGCTCCAAACAAATTCTTAGCTAAAATGGCTTCAGATATGAAGAAACCGATGGGAATTACTGTATTGCGAAAACGTGATTTAGCAGATAAGCTTTGGCCATTACCTGTTGATGCAATGCATGGAATTGGTGCTAAAACTGCAGAGAAGCTAAACAAAGTTGATATTATTACTATTAAAGATTTGGTTGAAGCGGATACTTATACTCTAAAACGTTTGCTTGGTATTAATGGGGAAAGGCTTCAGAATCGAGCGAATGGAATTGATTTAAGACCTGTTGATCCAGAAGCTATATATGATTTTAAGAGTATTGGTAATTCAGAAACATTACCTGAGGATACGATTGATGATAGAGAAATTGAAAAATTAATACGGAAATTAGCACGAAAAGTTTCTACGAGGTTAAAACGAAAAGAAGTAGTCGGACAAAATGTGCAAATTATGATTCGGTTTCATGACCGTAAAACGATTACAAGAAGTGTTAAATTATCCGAATTTATTGAAGAAGAAGAAACGATTTTTTCTGTTAGTTATGATTTGTTTGAAAAGCATTGGAATGGTGATCCCATTCGTTTGCTAGGAGTTACGGTGCAAGATTTAGTAGACAAAAAGGAAATTAGTCAACAACTCAATTTATTTACTTATGAGAAAGCGGCCTCTAAAGAAAAACTTTTTCAAACAATGGAGAAATTAACCGAAAGATACGGTGAAAACACATTTAAAAGGATAAAACAAGTAGAAGATAAGAGCCAACCACGCACTAGCTTTCAAAAAGATTATCTAGATGATTATAAAAAATAA
- a CDS encoding BrxA/BrxB family bacilliredoxin: MGDIVQTARQEMNEAGYKELTTAEEVDQALTAKGTTLVMINSTCGCAGGVARPAATHIVKATHRPDHLVTVFAGQDKEATEKARAYFKGYQPSSPSFALLKDGEIVTMVERSNIEGYSAEQVVYQLQEAFEKAN; the protein is encoded by the coding sequence ATGGGAGACATTGTTCAAACAGCTCGACAAGAAATGAATGAAGCTGGCTACAAGGAATTGACAACAGCTGAAGAAGTGGATCAAGCATTGACAGCAAAAGGGACAACACTTGTAATGATTAATTCTACATGTGGTTGTGCTGGTGGAGTTGCACGTCCAGCTGCTACTCATATTGTAAAAGCTACTCATCGTCCTGATCATCTTGTAACAGTATTTGCGGGTCAAGATAAAGAGGCAACGGAGAAGGCTCGTGCATATTTTAAAGGTTATCAACCTTCCTCTCCTTCATTTGCACTATTAAAGGACGGAGAAATTGTAACAATGGTAGAACGTAGTAATATTGAAGGTTATAGCGCTGAGCAAGTTGTTTATCAACTACAAGAAGCTTTTGAAAAGGCTAACTAA